A part of Tigriopus californicus strain San Diego chromosome 10, Tcal_SD_v2.1, whole genome shotgun sequence genomic DNA contains:
- the LOC131889205 gene encoding uncharacterized protein LOC131889205, which yields MYDTYTFQGQVYSPAFSEPPSPMSTSSDGDESSNESGYPPKVYTPPVEAFVNKKPRFPTIYHEALQPLSPCTTLSVPQGCVVRPTHKSHVDVGLQNEFLALLRVSDLSKIEMFLREHSEDLDVNQFNEFGDTPIHEACVQGNLNLVKCLVQYGADSRLSNRDGFTLMHLASFSGRSDLLAYVLTLRNRDHSRS from the coding sequence ATGTACGACACATACACCTTCCAAGGCCAAGTGTATTCGCCCGCCTTCTCCGAACCGCCCTCCCCAATGTCTACCTCATCTGACGGAGACGAATCCTCCAATGAATCTGGCTACCCGCCCAAAGTGTATACCCCACCAGTGGAAGCCTTTGTTAATAAAAAGCCTCGATTCCCAACCATCTACCACGAAGCTTTGCAACCCCTGAGTCCCTGTACCACTCTGTCGGTCCCACAAGGGTGTGTTGTCAGACCCACTCACAAATCCCACGTGGATGTGGGACTGCAAAACGAGTTCCTAGCTCTCCTTCGTGTCAGTGACTTGTCCAAGATCGAGATGTTTCTGCGGGAACACTCCGAGGATTTGGACGTGAACCAGTTCAACGAGTTCGGAGACACCCCCATTCACGAGGCCTGTGTACAAGGCAAtttgaacttggtcaaatgTCTGGTGCAATACGGTGCGGACTCAAGGCTCTCCAATCGAGATGGCTTTACCCTCATGCATCTGGCCTCATTCAGTGGACGATCGGATCTGTTGGCGTATGTATTGACCCTGCGAAACCGGGACCATTCTCGATCCTGA